One part of the Saprospiraceae bacterium genome encodes these proteins:
- a CDS encoding TlpA family protein disulfide reductase, giving the protein MYTKFPLFLICLSVIFQMHGFSQKPAIPRVVKETSRAPDLIKKEFPYDIQLKNSDGQIFNSATLFKKNNKATVLLFWMTTCGPCRNELQAISQKYAQWKKQLDFEFYPISIDFSDRTEQFNNLVKGSKWTFPAYFDFNREFRHVMAGELNGLPQLFVLNKKGDVIYHTRKYIPGDEDKLFEFLKSI; this is encoded by the coding sequence ATGTATACTAAGTTTCCTTTATTTTTAATTTGTCTATCTGTAATTTTTCAGATGCATGGATTCTCTCAAAAACCTGCTATCCCTCGCGTAGTGAAGGAGACAAGTCGTGCCCCAGATCTAATAAAAAAAGAGTTTCCGTATGATATTCAATTAAAAAATTCAGACGGCCAGATATTTAATTCTGCTACGCTGTTTAAAAAAAATAATAAAGCTACCGTACTGCTTTTTTGGATGACTACATGCGGACCTTGTCGAAATGAGTTACAAGCGATTTCACAAAAATATGCACAATGGAAAAAACAACTAGATTTTGAATTTTATCCAATTTCCATTGATTTCTCAGATCGAACCGAACAATTTAACAATCTGGTTAAAGGCAGTAAATGGACTTTTCCAGCATATTTTGATTTTAACCGCGAATTTAGACATGTGATGGCTGGGGAATTAAATGGACTCCCTCAATTATTTGTTTTGAATAAAAAAGGGGACGTAATTTATCATACAAGAAAATACATCCCAGGAGATGAAGATAAATTATTTGAATTTCTTAAATCTATTTAA